One Malania oleifera isolate guangnan ecotype guangnan chromosome 10, ASM2987363v1, whole genome shotgun sequence genomic region harbors:
- the LOC131165328 gene encoding uncharacterized protein LOC131165328 — translation MGFLRSFSHPAHISVGSITPACNPKTDKGSFVVQAAWTRRSRSEAAKRPNRKSWKQRTDMYMRPFLLDVFFSRRFIIAKVMHRPTSKVISVATTNAKDLRYSMPSLTDHDACRVVGKLIAERSKEADVFAMSYEPRKNERIEGKLGIVLDAIKENGIIFV, via the exons ATGGGCTTCTTACGTTCGTTTTCCCATCCAGCTCATATCTCCGTCGGCTCAATCACCCCCGCTTGTAATCCAAAAACAGACAAG GGTTCTTTTGTTGTTCAAGCTGCATGGACTCGGAGATCTCGAAGTGAAGCTGCAAAAAGACCTAACAGGAAATCATGGAAACAGAGGACGGATATGTATATGAGGCCATTTCTGCTGGATGTTTTCTTCTCAAGGCGGTTTATCATAGCAAAAGTGATGCACCGGCCAACCAGTAAAGTAATCTCAGTAGCTACCACGAATGCCAAGGATTTGAGGTACTCAATGCCGTCACTCACAGATCACGATGCTTGTCGAGTTGTAGGAAAGCTGATAGCAGAGCGATCGAAGGAAGCTGATGTGTTTGCAATGTCATATGAGCCTAGGAAAAATGAACGGATTGAGGGTAAGCTTGGGATTGTTCTTGATGCCATTAAGGAGAATGGGATCATTTTTGTGTAA
- the LOC131166041 gene encoding putative RING-H2 finger protein ATL36, with protein sequence MGGNYVEVVAEMAKSVAWSDRSTILMGLVGAFIVHLFAVKTPSLFRRNRRLQALTFRRNPKRKDSSSGDHSIYCTVCLCEVADGERYRRLPKCNHCFHVECIDAWFLWDHSTCPLCRTHVSHNLSALRPKQRHDEEDGQLRQLPAAASLLSHIFVSVFRNILGKLGNALHLEITLAFCDNTGYVL encoded by the coding sequence ATGGGAGGAAATTACGTGGAGGTGGTGGCGGAGATGGCGAAATCTGTAGCGTGGAGCGATAGGAGCACCATACTGATGGGGCTCGTCGGAGCCTTCATCGTCCATCTCTTCGCCGTCAAGACTCCGTCGCTGTTTCGGCGAAACCGGCGGCTGCAGGCCCTCACTTTCCGGCGGAACCCCAAGCGGAAGGACTCCTCGTCGGGTGATCATTCCATCTACTGCACGGTGTGCCTGTGCGAGGTCGCCGACGGGGAGAGGTACCGGCGGCTGCCCAAGTGCAACCACTGCTTCCACGTGGAGTGCATCGACGCGTGGTTCCTCTGGGATCACTCCACGTGCCCGCTCTGCAGAACCCACGTCTCCCATAATCTAAGTGCGCTTCGCCCCAAGCAACGGCACGATGAGGAGGACGGACAGCTGCGCCAGTTACCGGCAGCTGCCAGTCTCCTCTCGCATATTTTCGTTTCGGTTTTCCGGAATATTTTAGGGAAATTGGGTAATGCTCTTCATCTGGAGATTACCTTGGCTTTTTGTGACAATACAGGATATGTTTTGTAA